In Bacteroidia bacterium, a genomic segment contains:
- a CDS encoding peptidase U32 family protein codes for MVELMSPAGSFESLQAAIQGGADAVYFGIEQLNMRARAANNFTLGDLAEIKKICSAKNVKTYLTLNTVMYDHDIMLMKKIIDAAKKNNIDAVIASDHAALMHARKIGIPVHISTQANVSNIESVRFFADYADTIVLARELTLNQVADVVKQIKRQKIKGPSGELIKIEVFAHGALCMAVSGKCYISLHSHNASANRGACIQNCRREYIVKDKEGEFELEIDNEYIMSSKDLCTIDFLDKLIETGISILKIEGRGRAADYVYTTTKCYKEAITACNEGSYTKDKITRWKNELATVFNRGFWGGYFLGKTMGEWSNTGGSQATTKKIYIGKGVKYFPKSKVGEFKLESGTLSVDTDIMITGSTTGIILTKVQELRMDDLPVTTVKKGDVFSMPIAEKIKPSDKLYKIIND; via the coding sequence ATGGTAGAGTTAATGTCGCCTGCAGGGTCGTTTGAGTCGCTGCAAGCAGCTATACAAGGCGGTGCCGATGCAGTATATTTTGGTATAGAACAACTGAACATGCGTGCACGTGCAGCAAATAATTTTACACTCGGTGACCTTGCTGAAATTAAAAAAATATGCAGTGCAAAAAATGTTAAAACCTATCTTACATTAAACACAGTAATGTATGATCACGACATTATGCTGATGAAAAAAATTATTGATGCAGCCAAGAAAAATAACATTGATGCAGTTATAGCATCGGACCATGCCGCTTTGATGCATGCCAGAAAAATTGGTATTCCGGTACACATTTCAACTCAGGCCAATGTCAGCAATATTGAAAGTGTACGCTTTTTTGCAGATTATGCAGACACTATTGTTTTGGCCCGCGAACTAACATTGAATCAGGTTGCCGATGTTGTGAAACAAATTAAACGTCAAAAAATAAAAGGGCCTTCGGGCGAACTGATAAAAATAGAAGTATTTGCACATGGTGCTTTATGTATGGCCGTTTCCGGAAAATGTTATATCAGTCTTCACTCTCATAATGCCTCGGCAAACCGTGGTGCATGTATTCAAAATTGCAGAAGAGAATATATTGTGAAAGATAAAGAGGGAGAATTTGAACTTGAAATTGACAATGAATATATCATGTCGTCAAAAGATTTATGCACTATTGATTTCCTTGACAAACTCATTGAAACGGGTATAAGTATTTTGAAAATTGAAGGCAGAGGTCGTGCTGCCGATTATGTTTATACAACCACAAAATGCTATAAAGAAGCCATTACAGCATGTAACGAAGGAAGCTATACAAAGGATAAAATAACAAGATGGAAAAATGAGCTGGCAACAGTTTTTAATCGTGGTTTTTGGGGAGGCTACTTTCTCGGAAAAACAATGGGTGAATGGAGTAATACAGGAGGTTCGCAGGCAACAACTAAAAAAATTTATATCGGCAAAGGGGTTAAATATTTTCCAAAAAGTAAGGTAGGAGAGTTTAAACTGGAATCGGGAACTCTTTCCGTTGACACTGATATTATGATTACCGGTTCAACAACGGGAATTATTCTAACCAAGGTGCAGGAACTGCGAATGGATGATTTGCCGGTCACAACCGTAAAAAAAGGCGATGTATTTTCAATGCCAATAGCTGAAAAAATAAAACCTTCTGATAAATTATATAAAATCATTAATGATTGA
- a CDS encoding ferredoxin, translating to MIEIVQYRSRCIGCNACVEASATRWRMSRKDGKCTLVGGKNNKGIYIAIVNDDEYEQALQAAKNCPVNIIKVKKK from the coding sequence ATGATTGAAATAGTACAATACAGGAGCAGATGTATTGGATGCAATGCCTGTGTTGAAGCTTCGGCAACACGCTGGCGTATGTCGCGCAAAGATGGAAAATGTACATTGGTTGGTGGAAAAAATAATAAAGGTATCTACATCGCTATAGTAAATGATGATGAATATGAACAAGCATTACAGGCAGCAAAAAACTGCCCTGTAAACATTATTAAAGTAAAAAAGAAATAA
- the gcvP gene encoding aminomethyl-transferring glycine dehydrogenase — translation MYYSFADRHIGPDDKQVKHMLATIGVKSVNELIAKIIPELIRLQKPLNLPEAMSEFEYLNELKAVASENQLFKNFIGMGYYNTIVPGVIKRNIFENPGWYTAYTPYQAEIAQGRMEALLNFQTMVCDLTGMEIANASLLDEATAAAEAMVMFFYTRSKEAEKNNVVKFFVSENCFPQTIDVLHTRSKPLGIELVVGDEQLFSPDDSFFGALLQYPDAVGNVLDYKNIVNMCHRHEVRVCVAADILSLVLLTPPGEWGADCVVGSTQRFGVPMGYGGPHAAYFATHDSYKRNIPGRIIGMSVDTAGSPALRMALQTREQHIRRDKASSNICTAQVLLAVMASMYAVYHGQQGLKAIASTVHKRTTALAESLKKAGFKLINNTWFDTLTIEVEDADSVRDMAEANLINFRYNGNSVGVSIDETTSDEDLKDILRVFAASIGKKSISAVSQNGSAIPAALLRSSAFLNHAVFNTHHSETEMLRYIKRLENKDLALNHSMISLGSCTMKLNATSEMEPLSWPEFANMHPFAPVEQAQGYAHIITELENFLKEITGFAAVSLQPNSGAQGEYAGLVVIQKYHSDRGQNHRNVVLIPQSAHGTNPASAVLAGLKVVVVKCDDDGNIDLSDLRLKAEQHQENLSCLMVTYPSTHGVYEENIKQITSAIHANGGQVYMDGANMNAQVGLTCPALIGADVCHLNLHKTFAIPHGGGGPGMGPIGVAEHLAPFLPSHTVVPTGGRKGVNAVAAAPWGSALILLISYGYIKMLGKTGVQRATEIAMLNANYIKARLEKHYPVLYKGKNGFCAHEMILDCRAFKAVVDVDVTDIAKRLMDYGFHAPTVAFPVAGTLMVEPTESESLEEIDRFCDAMIAIRQEIMEVMNGEYPKDDNMLVNAPHTAKEVTADEWKHSYSRQQAAFPAPWVDGNKFWPSVKRVDNAYGDRNLVCTCPDVASYESAEAV, via the coding sequence ATGTACTATTCTTTTGCCGACAGGCACATTGGCCCTGATGATAAGCAGGTTAAACACATGCTTGCCACCATTGGCGTAAAATCCGTAAACGAACTTATTGCTAAAATTATCCCTGAACTGATTCGCTTGCAAAAACCATTAAACCTTCCGGAGGCAATGAGCGAATTTGAATATTTAAATGAGTTGAAAGCAGTAGCATCGGAAAATCAACTTTTCAAAAATTTTATCGGCATGGGATATTACAATACCATCGTGCCTGGCGTAATAAAAAGAAACATTTTTGAAAATCCGGGTTGGTACACAGCCTACACCCCATATCAGGCAGAGATTGCACAAGGCCGTATGGAGGCGCTGTTGAATTTTCAGACTATGGTTTGTGATTTAACAGGTATGGAAATAGCCAATGCCTCTTTATTAGACGAAGCCACTGCTGCTGCCGAAGCTATGGTGATGTTTTTTTATACCCGCTCCAAGGAAGCAGAAAAAAATAATGTAGTTAAATTTTTTGTTTCTGAAAATTGCTTTCCACAAACAATTGATGTGTTACATACACGCAGCAAACCTTTGGGTATTGAATTGGTTGTTGGCGATGAACAATTGTTTTCGCCTGATGACAGTTTCTTTGGTGCATTACTTCAATATCCTGATGCAGTTGGTAATGTGTTGGACTATAAAAACATTGTTAACATGTGTCATCGTCATGAGGTGCGTGTTTGTGTGGCAGCAGATATATTAAGCTTAGTATTGTTAACACCACCCGGTGAGTGGGGTGCTGACTGTGTAGTTGGCTCTACACAAAGGTTTGGTGTACCTATGGGTTATGGTGGCCCTCATGCTGCGTATTTTGCAACACATGATAGCTATAAACGCAACATTCCGGGAAGAATTATAGGAATGAGTGTTGATACTGCCGGCAGCCCTGCCTTGCGAATGGCATTGCAAACCCGCGAGCAACACATCAGACGTGATAAAGCATCGAGTAATATTTGTACTGCACAAGTGCTGTTAGCGGTGATGGCATCAATGTATGCTGTATATCATGGACAGCAAGGTTTAAAGGCTATTGCATCAACTGTCCACAAACGTACCACAGCCTTAGCCGAAAGCCTTAAGAAGGCCGGCTTCAAATTAATTAATAATACCTGGTTCGATACATTGACTATTGAGGTGGAAGATGCAGATAGTGTTCGTGATATGGCTGAAGCCAATCTTATAAATTTTCGTTACAATGGAAATTCAGTTGGTGTAAGTATTGATGAAACAACTTCTGACGAAGATTTGAAAGACATATTGCGTGTGTTTGCTGCCAGCATTGGTAAAAAATCAATTTCTGCTGTTAGTCAGAATGGTAGTGCCATACCTGCTGCGCTATTACGCAGTTCGGCATTTCTGAACCATGCAGTATTTAATACACACCATAGCGAAACAGAGATGCTACGCTACATCAAGCGTCTCGAGAATAAAGATCTTGCATTGAATCATTCAATGATTTCATTAGGTTCTTGCACCATGAAACTGAATGCTACCAGTGAAATGGAGCCACTAAGCTGGCCGGAGTTTGCCAACATGCATCCTTTTGCACCGGTTGAGCAGGCACAGGGTTATGCACATATTATTACTGAACTTGAAAATTTTCTTAAAGAGATTACAGGTTTTGCAGCAGTGTCGTTGCAACCAAACAGTGGTGCGCAAGGAGAATATGCCGGGTTGGTTGTTATTCAGAAATATCATAGCGACAGAGGGCAGAATCATCGTAATGTAGTATTGATACCACAGTCTGCACATGGCACCAACCCTGCCAGTGCTGTACTTGCCGGATTAAAAGTTGTTGTTGTTAAATGTGATGATGATGGAAATATTGACCTTAGCGATTTGAGACTGAAAGCAGAACAACACCAGGAAAATTTATCCTGTCTGATGGTTACTTACCCATCCACACATGGTGTATATGAGGAAAATATTAAACAAATTACCTCAGCAATACATGCCAATGGCGGACAGGTTTATATGGACGGTGCCAACATGAATGCACAGGTAGGTTTAACATGCCCTGCATTGATAGGTGCAGATGTTTGCCATCTTAACTTACATAAAACATTTGCCATACCACATGGTGGAGGTGGCCCCGGAATGGGACCTATTGGTGTTGCAGAACATCTTGCACCATTTTTGCCTTCGCATACTGTTGTGCCTACCGGTGGACGCAAGGGCGTAAATGCCGTTGCCGCAGCTCCTTGGGGCAGTGCATTAATATTGTTGATTAGTTATGGATATATAAAAATGCTAGGTAAGACAGGTGTACAACGTGCAACAGAAATAGCTATGCTCAATGCCAACTATATAAAAGCACGATTAGAAAAACATTATCCTGTTTTATATAAAGGCAAAAATGGTTTCTGTGCACATGAAATGATTTTGGATTGTCGTGCATTTAAAGCCGTGGTAGATGTGGACGTAACAGACATTGCAAAAAGATTAATGGATTACGGATTTCATGCACCTACAGTAGCTTTTCCTGTGGCAGGAACGCTAATGGTTGAACCAACAGAGAGTGAATCTCTGGAAGAAATAGATCGTTTCTGTGATGCCATGATTGCCATCAGACAGGAGATTATGGAAGTAATGAATGGCGAATATCCCAAAGATGATAACATGTTGGTGAATGCACCGCATACCGCTAAAGAAGTAACTGCTGATGAATGGAAACATTCCTACTCACGGCAGCAGGCCGCCTTCCCGGCACCATGGGTTGATGGAAATAAATTCTGGCCATCTGTTAAGAGGGTTGATAATGCCTATGGCGATAGGAATTTAGTTTGTACTTGTCCGGATGTTGCTTCCTATGAAAGTGCCGAAGCTGTATAA
- a CDS encoding UbiA family prenyltransferase: MFRKIAHKTVSYNFLIALAASAASHLTILRINEQNNLVLIAIIFFATLSIYNFPRLPLQKPLTTRTWICFSSILVAALLIFNYNFISINLFLTAILFCLIYMMPFNYKGKRIKGIRNIFLLKNIFLAASWALITVLLPMAALGHESPIIPEVFLLRFIYVFGISLLFDIRDTERDKTRNHLTLPVVLGITVTRYIVIASAALFILILTVLYRHQHFTEAMAFAFMISALLLVVAAITAPPVSNFRFYQIGVDSLLIVQWLLVVVAVKFY; the protein is encoded by the coding sequence TTGTTCAGGAAGATTGCTCATAAAACTGTCTCCTATAATTTTCTCATTGCACTGGCAGCAAGTGCAGCAAGTCATTTAACTATTCTCAGAATAAATGAACAAAACAATTTAGTTCTTATTGCCATAATCTTCTTTGCTACCCTATCCATTTATAATTTTCCAAGATTACCCCTACAGAAGCCACTTACTACACGCACATGGATTTGCTTTTCATCAATTCTTGTGGCAGCATTATTAATATTTAATTATAATTTTATTTCTATCAATCTTTTTTTGACAGCTATTCTTTTTTGTCTTATTTATATGATGCCTTTTAATTACAAAGGCAAACGCATTAAAGGTATTCGCAACATTTTTCTGCTTAAAAATATTTTTCTTGCTGCCAGCTGGGCATTAATTACTGTGCTTTTGCCAATGGCTGCGCTAGGACATGAATCACCTATTATTCCTGAGGTATTTTTACTCCGTTTTATTTACGTATTCGGCATTTCTTTATTGTTTGACATCCGTGACACAGAAAGGGACAAAACACGCAATCACCTGACGCTACCTGTGGTTTTAGGAATCACCGTAACACGCTATATTGTTATTGCCTCAGCAGCATTATTTATTTTGATTCTTACTGTTCTTTATCGTCATCAACATTTTACAGAAGCAATGGCATTTGCATTTATGATTAGTGCTTTGCTGTTGGTTGTTGCAGCAATTACTGCACCGCCTGTTTCAAACTTCAGATTCTATCAGATTGGGGTTGACAGTTTGCTGATTGTACAATGGTTGTTGGTTGTAGTTGCCGTAAAATTTTATTAA
- a CDS encoding amino acid permease, whose protein sequence is MSKGIHVKKPLDSLLAEAENSEKGLKRTLTANSLIALGIGAIIGAGLFVRTAAAAANNAGPAVTLAFVIAGLGCAFAGLCYAEFASMIPIAGSAYTYSYTTMGEFIAWIIGWDLVLEYALGAATVSIAWSEYLNKLLNYLGMHIPYEWCHSPFEHSLDGVYGIMNVPALLILVLLSLLLIRGTQESAFVNNIIVVTKVAIVVLFIVFGWQFINPANHTPYIPAASTFTDHMGVPHHYGGILGILGAAGVVFFAFIGFDAVSTAAQEAKNPGRDMPKGILGSLIICTILYILFAHVLTGVASVDDFRTQGREASVTYAIQTYMHGYDWLAKLVTVAILAGFSSVILVMLLGQSRVFYSMSKDGLLPKVFSELHPVYRTPYKSNLILFVFVGLFAAFVPGDIVGDMTSIGTLFAFMLVAAGVIIMRKTNPDAKRTFRTPLVPLVPILGIIVCGAMIFGLGWPNWSRLLMWLALGFVIYFGYSAKHSKLRNPK, encoded by the coding sequence ATGTCCAAAGGAATACATGTTAAAAAACCTCTCGATAGTTTATTAGCCGAAGCCGAAAACAGCGAAAAAGGTTTAAAAAGAACACTCACTGCCAATAGTCTGATTGCACTCGGCATTGGTGCTATTATTGGTGCAGGACTATTTGTGCGCACTGCTGCTGCTGCTGCAAACAATGCAGGACCTGCTGTTACATTAGCCTTTGTTATTGCAGGTTTGGGTTGTGCTTTTGCAGGATTGTGTTATGCAGAATTTGCCAGTATGATTCCAATTGCCGGCAGTGCCTATACCTATAGTTACACAACCATGGGCGAATTTATTGCATGGATTATTGGTTGGGATCTGGTGCTTGAATACGCACTTGGTGCAGCAACAGTGAGTATTGCATGGAGCGAATACCTGAACAAATTATTGAATTATCTGGGTATGCACATTCCTTATGAATGGTGCCACTCCCCTTTTGAACATAGTTTGGATGGCGTTTACGGCATCATGAACGTTCCTGCGCTTTTAATTTTGGTTCTTCTTTCCTTGTTATTAATCAGAGGTACTCAAGAAAGTGCTTTTGTAAATAATATTATTGTTGTTACCAAAGTTGCTATTGTTGTTCTCTTTATAGTTTTTGGCTGGCAGTTTATTAACCCGGCTAATCACACTCCATATATCCCTGCTGCAAGCACTTTTACCGACCACATGGGTGTGCCGCATCACTATGGTGGCATACTTGGAATTCTTGGTGCTGCCGGAGTAGTGTTTTTTGCATTTATTGGTTTTGATGCAGTGAGCACTGCTGCACAGGAAGCAAAAAATCCCGGACGTGATATGCCAAAAGGAATTTTAGGTTCTTTGATTATCTGTACTATTCTTTATATTCTCTTTGCTCATGTATTAACAGGTGTTGCCTCAGTAGATGATTTCAGAACACAAGGCAGAGAAGCTTCTGTAACTTATGCCATTCAAACCTATATGCACGGATATGACTGGCTGGCCAAATTAGTGACTGTTGCTATTCTTGCCGGATTTTCTTCTGTAATATTAGTTATGCTATTAGGACAATCACGTGTATTTTATTCTATGAGTAAAGATGGATTGTTACCAAAAGTATTTTCAGAACTGCATCCTGTTTACCGCACACCTTATAAATCAAATTTAATTCTATTTGTTTTTGTCGGCCTTTTTGCAGCATTTGTACCCGGTGATATTGTAGGTGATATGACAAGCATCGGAACACTGTTTGCATTTATGCTTGTTGCAGCCGGTGTAATCATTATGCGCAAAACGAATCCCGATGCTAAACGTACATTCCGAACACCGCTGGTTCCATTGGTTCCCATCTTAGGAATTATTGTTTGTGGAGCCATGATTTTTGGTTTGGGTTGGCCAAATTGGTCACGCCTATTAATGTGGCTGGCATTAGGCTTTGTTATTTATTTTGGATACAGTGCAAAGCACAGTAAGTTACGCAATCCGAAATAG